In the genome of Populus alba chromosome 11, ASM523922v2, whole genome shotgun sequence, one region contains:
- the LOC118054808 gene encoding xyloglucan endotransglucosylase protein 1 isoform X2, which translates to MANRVSITLLVSLFVSSLLAASAGNFYRDVDITWGDGRGKILRRGNTLSLSLDKTSGAGFQSKRAYLFGRFDVQMKLVPGNSAGTVTTFYLTSQGNKHDEIDFEFLGNQSGNPYTLHTNVYTQGQGNREQEFRLWFDPTFKFHTYSVIWNPQRIIILVDNIPIRVFSNLEAIGVPYPKNQSMKIQASLWDAEDWATQGGKVKTDWSMAPFTAYYRNFSALTTDSSGFKGWLTQDLDVQGRKLLRWVQKYHMLYNYCADRRRRFSHRECTRSRFL; encoded by the exons AACATTGTTGGTTTCTCTGTTTGTCAGCTCCCTCCTTGCTGCTTCGGCAGGTAATTTCTACCGAGATGTAGACATTACATGGGGAGATGGTCGGGGCAAGATACTACGCCGAGGGAACACACTTTCCCTTTCTCTTGACAAGACTTCAGGCGCCGGATTCCAGTCCAAGAGAGCATATCTCTTCGGAAGGTTCGACGTGCAAATGAAGCTTGTCCCTGGAAACTCTGCAGGGACTGTCACCACCTTCTAT CTAACATCGCAAGGAAACAAGCATGACGAGATTGACTTCGAGTTCTTGGGAAACCAAAGTGGTAACCCTTACACTTTGCATACTAATGTGTATACCCAAGGACAAGGGAATAGGGAGCAAGAATTCCGCCTGTGGTTCGATCCAACGTTTAAGTTTCACACGTACTCAGTTATATGGAATCCCCAACGCATCAT TATTTTAGTAGATAACATTCCCATAAGGGTGTTCAGTAATTTAGAAGCCATTGGAGTTCCTTATCCCAAAAACCAGTCCATGAAGATTCAAGCAAGCCTCTGGGATGCGGAGGATTGGGCGACACAAGGCGGAAAAGTGAAAACAGACTGGTCCATGGCTCCTTTCACTGCATATTACAGAAACTTCAGTGCACTCACTACTGACTCTAGTGGATTCAAGGGCTGGCTGACTCAAGATCTTGATGTGCAAGGTAGAAAATTGCTCCGATGGGTGCAAAAGTATCACATGTTATACAACTATTGTGCCGATCGAAGACGCAGGTTTAGCCATCGTGAATGCACACGATCTAGGTTCCTATGA
- the LOC118054808 gene encoding xyloglucan endotransglucosylase protein 1 isoform X1, with product MGSSSVLTLISITLLVSLFVSSLLAASAGNFYRDVDITWGDGRGKILRRGNTLSLSLDKTSGAGFQSKRAYLFGRFDVQMKLVPGNSAGTVTTFYLTSQGNKHDEIDFEFLGNQSGNPYTLHTNVYTQGQGNREQEFRLWFDPTFKFHTYSVIWNPQRIIILVDNIPIRVFSNLEAIGVPYPKNQSMKIQASLWDAEDWATQGGKVKTDWSMAPFTAYYRNFSALTTDSSGFKGWLTQDLDVQGRKLLRWVQKYHMLYNYCADRRRRFSHRECTRSRFL from the exons AACATTGTTGGTTTCTCTGTTTGTCAGCTCCCTCCTTGCTGCTTCGGCAGGTAATTTCTACCGAGATGTAGACATTACATGGGGAGATGGTCGGGGCAAGATACTACGCCGAGGGAACACACTTTCCCTTTCTCTTGACAAGACTTCAGGCGCCGGATTCCAGTCCAAGAGAGCATATCTCTTCGGAAGGTTCGACGTGCAAATGAAGCTTGTCCCTGGAAACTCTGCAGGGACTGTCACCACCTTCTAT CTAACATCGCAAGGAAACAAGCATGACGAGATTGACTTCGAGTTCTTGGGAAACCAAAGTGGTAACCCTTACACTTTGCATACTAATGTGTATACCCAAGGACAAGGGAATAGGGAGCAAGAATTCCGCCTGTGGTTCGATCCAACGTTTAAGTTTCACACGTACTCAGTTATATGGAATCCCCAACGCATCAT TATTTTAGTAGATAACATTCCCATAAGGGTGTTCAGTAATTTAGAAGCCATTGGAGTTCCTTATCCCAAAAACCAGTCCATGAAGATTCAAGCAAGCCTCTGGGATGCGGAGGATTGGGCGACACAAGGCGGAAAAGTGAAAACAGACTGGTCCATGGCTCCTTTCACTGCATATTACAGAAACTTCAGTGCACTCACTACTGACTCTAGTGGATTCAAGGGCTGGCTGACTCAAGATCTTGATGTGCAAGGTAGAAAATTGCTCCGATGGGTGCAAAAGTATCACATGTTATACAACTATTGTGCCGATCGAAGACGCAGGTTTAGCCATCGTGAATGCACACGATCTAGGTTCCTATGA